The genomic region ACCGCGCGCTGGGTGATCTCCACGGCGAGCTCGGTGGCGTACACCTTCAGCATGCCGATCAGCTGCCGCGCCGGACTGCCCGAAGCGCGCTCACGCAGGGCCCGGCGCGCAAGTACCCGTGCCGCGTCCAACTGTGCGCGAGAATCCGCTAGTTGCGCCTGAACTCCCTCCATGTGCGCGAGTGCGCGTCCGAAGGACACCCGTGCCTGGGCGTGGCGCACCGACGCGGTCAGCGCCGCCTCGGCGGTCGCGATCGCCGCGATCGACACCAGCAGCCAGCCCCACGTCATGCCGTCCGACAGCGCCTGGAACGGGACCGGGACGACGTCCGCCTCAGGGACGTACGCGTCCGAGAGGACCAGCCCGCCCCACGGCATCGCGCGCAGGCCCATGTGCGGGGTCTCGTAGCGCTGCACCCCCGGCTGGCGCAGGTTCACGAAGGCCAGGCACCAGTCGGGGCCGCTGTCCCCGGGGCCCTTGTCGCGGCGGGCCAGGGTCACGGACAGGTCCGCGGTCGGGGCGTTGGTGATACGGGACTTCTCGCCCCGGATGACGTACCCGCCGCCGGGCCGGCCCGACGGGCGGACCGTGGTGCGGTAGGTGCTCGCGTCGCTGCCGGCCGTCGGCTCGACGATGCCGAAGCAGGCCGTCCGCTCGCCGGACAGCAGCGGGCGCAGCAGCTGCCCGTGGTCGCGGAGGCTGCCGTACGTGGCGATGAGGCTGCCGCACAGCAGTGCGGACACCGTCGCGGACCAGTACGTGCCCGAACAGGCCCTGGCCAGCGCCTCCATGGCGTCGAACTGGGCGTCGGCGTCGGCGCCGGAGCCGCCGGCCTCGGCCGGGTGGAACAGCCGCAGATACCCGCTGTCGATCAGTTCGTCCCAGTTCGCGGCCGGTATCCGGCCTTCGGCGTCGGTGGCCGCGGCCCGGGACGCGATGCCCGGGAAGGCCGGCGTGCTTTCTTCGGAGCGGGGTCGGTCGTTCATGGTCCTCACCTTCAGCCGAGTCCGAGCATGGAAGCCGCGACGACGGGGCGCAGCACCTGTGCGCCGCCGCCGGTGCGGGAGAGGAACAGTGCGTCACGGTGCGCGCGGTCGGCGAGGCCGTCACCGGTTCCGGCGAGTGGCCCGGTCAGGCCGGCCGCCGCCCGGGTGACCCGGCCCGCCGCGTCGGCGACGAACAGCCTCGCCGCGGCCGCGTCCTGGAGCGGGAGAGCGCCGCCGTCATCGAGACGGGAGGCGGTCCGGCGTAACAGACCCTCGGCGAGTTCGACCTGGGTGGCGAGGTCGGCGAGCGCGAAGCGGGTGGCCTGGTCGTGGGTGAGCGGGCGGCCGAACAGCTCCCGGCCCCGCGCGGCCTCCAGGGCGTCCCGGGCCAGGGCGCGCATGACGCCGAGCCAGGGCGCGCTGCAGTACACCCAGTCCAGGACCGCGAGCAGCGGCTCCACCTCGGCTGCCGCGCCCTCGACCGTCCCCAGGACCGACCCGTCGTCCACGTGGGCGCCGTCGAGCAGCAGATGTCCCCACGGGCAGGTGTGCATGGCCGCCGGGCCGCCCTCGGTGACCAGCAGGCCCGGCGTTGCCCTGTCCACCAGGAAGGTGGTGCGGCCGCCGCCCTGGTGTGCGGCGACCACCAGGAAGTGGTGGGCGACGGGCGCGCCCGCCACCAGATCCAGGCGTCCGGTCAGGAGCCAGCCGCCCTGCCCGGCGGGTGCGGGGCGCGCGGTGACGGCGGGGGCGACGGCGCCGCCGTGCGTCTGGCGCAGCGACAGCGCGCCGAACCACTCCCCGGAGGCCATGCGCGGCAGGTAGCGCTCGCGCTGGCGCGGGGTGCCATGGGCGCGCAGAGGGACGGTGGCCAGGACCGCGTGAACGGCCACGGCCAGGGCCAGCCCGGGATCGCGGGAGCCCTCGGCGAGCCCTTCGAGCAGGGCCAGTCCCTCGGCCGCGGTGCTGCCGCCGCCGCCCAGGGGCGCGGGCACCAGGGGTCCGGCCAGGGAGGGGCCGGGTTCCGCGCGTGCCAGTTCGGCGAAGAGCGCGGGGTCCCAGGTCCGGTCACGGTCGCGTTCGGCCGTGGTCGGCCAGGCGAGCCGGCCGGCCAGCTCACGGGAGCGTTCGAGCGGGCCGGCGCCGAGACCGGCGGCCGCCTCCGGGTCCGTACGGAGTTCGGGCTGTGCGAGCACCATTGGATCTCCCCTCGTTCACGGGGCCTTCCCGGCCCCGGCGTGCACGGGTTTCGAAAAGGACGTCCTTGAATTCGCGTACGTGGCATTCCCGGCCGGCAGAGGATTCATGAATACGGGTCATGAAGACGGGCCACCGGGGAATGCGGTCACCATAGTCGGGTGGTAGCGGGCTTCTCCGGTCCAGGGCGCCGATTTATCGGACGAATGAGCGAAGTTTTACGCAACTCGACTCTGTGTCATCCAGGTTCCAGTGGTGCCGACCTGACCTGACGTTCCTTGGCGGGACTTGACACGACGTGCATTGCCCCGGCCCACCAGGCCCTTGCATCATTTTTTCAGCGCTCCACGGCGTGCCGCTCCGGCGAGATCGTCCGCACGGTTTCCAGTGGCCGCCAATTCAGCATCACGCCAGGGACGGCCCGTCAAAAAGCCGTTCCAGAAAGCCTGAAAGAGAGGGAACGCGCCATGGCAGTCACCCCCGCAGAGACACGTCCTCCCGTACCGCCCCATCTGTCCGACGCGACCCTGCGCGACTCCGCGCACATGGCGGGCGTCGAGTTCGGGCCCCGCGACGCGGCCGAGATCGCCCGCCTCCTGGTCAGGACCGGCATCGACCTCGTCGAGGTCGGTATGGTCTCGGGCCCCGGCTCCAAGGACGCCGCCCTGATCGAGGCCACCCACGAGGCCATCGGCCCGGAGCGCAGTATGACGCTCGTCGTGGTCCGCGACCGTCATCAGGTGGCCACCGCCCTCGACGAGGCCGCACGTCTGGGCGTGCGCCACATCATGTACTCCATCCCCACCTCCGAGCAGCACGCGAAGCTCAAGCTGGACTCGCCCAGCGCCAAGTTCCTCCACGTGTTGGCCCGTTCGGCGATCTCCCAGGCCAAGGACCGTGGCTTCCACGTCACGTTCAGCGGCGAGGACGGTGCGCGCACGCCCAGGGAACGCCTGGTCCCGTACGTCGAGGCCGGCTTCGAGGCCGGCGCGGACCGGTTCCGGCTCGCCGAGACCGTGGCGTACCTCTCGCCATGGCAGATGGAGGAGGTCATCTCCGACATCACCGTCATCGACGGCTCGGAGATCGAGATCCACTCGCACAACATGCTCGGCATGGCCGTGGCCAACTCCCTGGCCGCGGTCCGCGCCGGTGCCCGCTGGATCTCGGCGACCGTCGGCGGTATAGGCGAGCGCGGCGGAAACGCGCCGCTCGCCGAACTGCTCACCGCCCTGCGCGTGATCCACGACGACCGGCGCTTCGACCTGACCCACCTCACCGAGCTCTCCCGCATCGCCCTGCGCGGCGCGGGCCTGGGCGAGGCCTTCCAGTCCGGCCCGACCACCCCGCACGCCTTCGCGTACGAGCTGCCCGGCCAACTGCTCCACCCGGAGGCCTACGAGACACTCCCCGCCGAACTCGTCGGCAACACACGCGAGTTGAAGGTCAGGACCCGACTGACCGGCGCCCTGGTGCGCTGGGCGCTCGACGACTCCGGGGTCGTCGTCGACATCGATGCCTTCACCCCCTGGCTCGTGGCCCGACAGGAAGCCGAGGGCGCGCCGCTGCTGGACCGTGACGCGATCCGCAAGGCCGCCGTCGACTTCCAGAACGTCTGAGCCGCCCCGCACGGCCCTGCGCCCCGCCTGCCCCCCCACCCCGCCCCGACCTGCCACACCCGTACCCGTAGAGGAGCCCGCCCATGACCACCGCCACCCTGACCGGTGTCTGCCCCGAGTGCGAGACCGGCCTCACCCTGCCGCCGATCCTCGTCGGCGAGACCCTGTCCTGCCCCGAGTGCATGCTGACCCTGCGTGTGGAGGCCATAGCCGACGGCAGGCTGACCCTCGAAATGGTCGAGGTCACCCTGCGCGACTGGGGCCAGTGAGATGGGCGGAAAGGTCGCTGTCGTCGCGGACCGGCTCGGGTGGGAGGAACGCCAGCTGATGCGGGCGGCCCAGCCGGCCGGGCTGCGGATCGACTGGGTCAACGACGAGGACCTCAGCCTCGGATCCGCCGACTCCTCCCCGCTCGCCGGCTACGACGCCGTCCTGGTGCGCAGCCGCAGCTACACCCGCGGCGGACTCGTCGCCACCCTCGCCGAGGCGGACGGCACACCCGTCCTGAACACCGCCGCCGCCATCCACGCATGCGAGAACAAGCTCGTCCTGCGTGCGGTGCTGCGCGAGGCGGGTGTGCCCGTACCGGACTTCCGCCTCGTGCTGTCCCGCAAGGACTACACCAAGGCGCTGACCGACCTCGGCACCCCCGCCGTGCTCAAGCCCGTGTACGGGGGCATGGGCAAGCGGGTCACCCTGGTCCGCGACGCCGACCTGGCGCACTCGGTCTACGACTACGTCGAGGACCTGGGCCACGCCTTCGAGCAGGCGTGCCTGCTCGAGCCCTACCTCGGCGGCGGCTCCGTGCGCTGCCTGGTGGTCGGGCGGGAGATCGTCGCCGCCGCCGAGTTCGAGAGCGCGGGCGCCGACTGGCGCAGCAACGCCGCACTCGGCAACCAGAGCCGCTCCCTGGCGCACGACCCGGAAGTGGCCAAGGTCGTGGACGCGGTCGTGGACCGGCTCGGCCCCGGCATCTACGGCGTCGACCTGTTCCGCACCGAGTCGGCCTACCTCGTCAACGAGGTCAACCACGCGCCCGCCTGGCGCGGGGTCGCCTCCACGACCGACACAGACATCTCGTCCGTCGTCATCCGTCACGTACAGGAGACCCTCGAATGATCCGAGCAGGAATCGTCGGAGCCTCCGGACTCGCCGGCGGTGAACTCATCCGGCTCGTGCTCCAGCACCCGGAGCTCGAACTCTCCTATCTGGGCGGCAACTCCAGCGTGGGCCGCCGCCCCGCCCAGCTCCACCCCGGGCTTCGCCTCGACCTCGGCCTCACCGTCGAAGCGGTCGACGCGAACCGGATCGCCGAGACCTGCGACGTGGTGTTCCTGTCCACGCCCGCCTCGGTCTCGGCCCGGCTGGCCGCCGAACTCGCCGACCGCGTCGCCTGCGTGATCGACCTCAGCGGGGCGTTCCGGATCCGGACCCCGGAGCTCCACCAGCGCTGGTACCCCGGGGTGCCGCGGACCACCGAGCTCGCCGACCGCTTCGTGTACGGGGTGCCCGAGCTGATCGGCGAGAGCCTGGAATACGCCGCGCTGATCTCCGTGCCCGGCTGCTACGCCACGGCCCTCACGCTGGGACTGGCGCCCCTCACCCTGGGGCTCGGCCTGCCCCTGAAGACCGTCGTCGTGGACGGCAAGAGCGGCTCCAGCGGCGGCGGGCTGCACCTGCGGGTGCCCGACCTGCACCCCCTGCGCAGCGGCGCCATCGCCCCGTACGCGCCCACCGGGCACCGGCACGCGGCGGAGGTGAGCGACTTCCTGGAGCGCAGCAAGCCCGGCGAGGTGGGCTCACTGTCCATGTCCGCGTACGGCGTCGGCCATGTGCGCGGCCTGATGACCAGCGCGTACGTCTTCACCGACGCGGAGGTCACCGAACGCGAGCTGCAGCGCGCGTACACGCGGTTCTACAAGGGCCACCGGTTCGTGCGGGTGCGGCGCCACACCGAGACGCTGATCCCGGTGCCCGACCCGCAGGCCGTCATCGGTTCCAACTACTGCGACGTGACGGTCCTGCACGACCCCGAGGGCGGCCGGATTGTCGTCCTGTCCGCCCTGGACAACCTGATCAAGGGGGCCTCCGGGCAGGCGGTCCAGGCCCTCAACCGGCGCTTCGGCCTGCCCGAGGAGACGGGCCTGACCATGCAGCCGGTGATGCCGACATGACCACCACCGGCCTCCGCACCGCCCCCACCGTCGTCAAGCTCGGCGGCAGCTGCCTGGAAGACCTGGCCGGCAGCTGGTGGGACGACCTCGCCGAGCACAGCGGGACCCGGCCCCTGGTCCTGGTGCACGGCTGGTCCAAGCCGCTCAGGAAGCTCGGCCCCCGCTACCGGGAGCCGTCCGCGATCCTGCGCGACCGCTACGGCAACCAGAGCCGCTGGACCACCCCCGAGGTCATCGCCGACATCAAGACCGTCAGCGCCGAGCTCGGCGCCGACGTCCTGGGCCGACTGGAGGCGCGCGGCATCACCGCCGAGCGGGTCCTGGGCAGCGACGGCCTGGTCACCGCCGGGCCCGGCGAGCGCTTCTGGTGGAAGGACAAGCAGCTCGTCGAGTTGGAGAACCTCGTCGGCCCCATCACCGACGTGGACCCCTCCGCCCTGAAGAACCTCCAGCCGGGGCACGCCTACCTGGTCACCCCACTGGCCAGGAACGCCGAGGGCCGCGAGGTCAACACCGACGGCGACCGGGCGGCCGCCGCCGTCGCCGGGGCCGTCGGCGCCCACGACCTGGTCCTGGTCACCGACGTCGCCCATCTCCTGATCGACGGGGAACCGGTCCGCGAGATCTCGGCCGGCGCCGCGGCGGCCTTCCGCGACAAGGGCGCCACCGGCGGCATGCGCAAGAAGCTGCGCGCCGCGGGCGAGGCGCTGGAGGGCGGGGCCGGACGGGTCGTCATCGGCAGCGCCCCCGTCAGTGAGCTGCTCGCCGGCCGTGCCGGAACCGCCATCACGCGAACCTGAGGAGACCGACGTGGCGAAACCCCGCGTGCTCGTTGTCAACAACGGGACGCTCTCGCTCAAGCAACTGCGGGCCCGGCTGGAGGAGCTGGGGTCCGACACCGACCCGGTGCCGGTGGCCGGCATACCCGCCGGCCTCGGCGGCCGCTACCAGGCGATCGTGCTCAGCGGCACCAAGGTCCGCGCCTACGACCAGGAGTACTACAAGCCGCTCGTCGACCTGGTCCTCGGCTCCGACGTCCCGGTCTTCGGCATCTGCGGCGGCATGCAGATCCTCGCCGTCTCCCAGGGCGGCGTCCTGGCCGAGGGGCCGCAGCGCGTCGGCGGCTTCGAGGTGCGGGTCGACAAGGAGGAGCCGCTGTTCACGTACGTCAAGCCGACGGTGACGGTCTTCCACCGGCACACCCTGTACCTCCAGCAGGCCCCGCCCGGCTTCCGGTCCATCGGGCGCTCCGAGCACGCCCCGGTGGAGTTCCTGCGCTCCGACGACGGCCGGATCCTGGGCGCCCAGGCGCACCTGGAGTTCCGTGCCGACGGCCGGGAGATCCTGCGCGGCTTCACCGACCTGTACCGCTGAGCACACCCCGTACCGCTGTACGCACCACACCTGCTTGCTCACCATTGGGGAAGACACATGACTGACTGGGAAGCACGCGAGCCCGCCCTGACCACTCACCTGAGCGGCGCCGGCGGCGACATCAAGGGCTGGGTCGTCGTCGACTCGCTCGTCGACGGCCTCGCCATGGGCGGCACCCGGATGACGCCGGGGGTCACCGAGGCGGAAGTGGCCGGTCTGGCCCGTGACATGACCGTCAAGTTCACCCTCGCCGGACTGCGCATCGGCGGGGCCAAGGCGGGCATCGTCGCCGACGGCTCCGACCGCGAGACGACGTTCCGCACCTTCGGACGTACCGTCAAACCGCTGCTGCACGGCGGAATCCACCTCGGCATCGACATGGGCGTCACCCCCGCCGACCGGGCGGTGTTCTTCGAGGAGGCCGGGTACGACCCGCGGTTCCGCCCCGGCGCTCCCGACATGCCGATCGACTGGCGCACGTACTACGAGCCCCTGATCGACTGCACCGGCCACGGCGTCGGCGTCGCCGCCGTCACCGCCCTGGAGGCGGGCGGGCGCACCGGGCCCGCCCGGGTCGTCATCCAGGGCTTCGGCGCCGTCGGCCGCGCGGTCGGGCGCTTCCTGGAGGAGCGCGGCCACGTGGTGGTGGCCGTCGCCGACGTGGCCGGTACCCTCAGCGCCGACCGGCTCCCGGTGGACGAGCTGATCGCCGTCACCGACGAGTTCGGCGCCATCGACCGCACCCGGCTGCCCGCGGGCGTCACCGTCAGCACCGAGTCGGACGCCTGGCTCGACGTCGAAGCCGACCTGCTCATCCTCGCCGCCCAGAAGCACGCGCTGAACGCGGAGAACGCCCACCGCCTGCGCGCCGGCCTGGTCGTCGAGGGCGGCAACATAAGCTCGTCCGACGAAGCCCGCGACAAGGCGGCCGCCGCCGGGGTCCTCCTGGTGCCCGGTGTCATCGCCAACATCGGCGGTGCGGCGTCCGCCGCGCTGGCCGTCACCCGGGTGGTGCCCTTCGAGCTGGCGGCCGAGGCCCGCAGGGCATGGGTCTTCGACTGGGTCGGCGACCGGGTCCGGCAGAACACCCGCGACTTGCTCGACATCGCCGGTGCCACGGCGGGCAACCCGCTGCCGGAGCTGATCGCGGCGCGCCGCGAGGAGCTGGCGCGATGACGTCGACCACCGCCGCCTTCCTGGCCGACGCTTCGGCAGCGGACCGCATGGCGGAGTACCGGCGGCGTGGCTGGTGGCGCGACGGGACCTTCCTCGACGACCTGCGCAGCCAGGCCCGCCGGCGCCCGCGCAAGCTCGCCATCGCGGGCCGCCGCCTGGACGAGGCCCGCACCGACACGCTCGACTACGCCGAGCTGTCCCGGCTGGCCGACCGGTTCGCCGGCGGCCTGCTCGAGCTGGGCGTCAAGCGCGGCGACGTGGTCGCCGTGCAGCTGCCCAACCGCTGGGAGATGGTTCCGCTGATGTTCGCCTGCATGGCGGTCGGCGCGGTCATCTGCCCCATCGCGCCGGTCTGCCAGGCAGAGGAACTGCGCCACCGTCTGGCGCTCACCGAGGCCAGAGTGTGTATCACGCTCCCCGAGTGGGAGGGCTACCCGCTCGCCGAGACCATCTGCGACCTCTCCGCGGAGCTGCCCCTCGAACACGTCGTGGTCGTCGACGGCCCGGGCCCCGAGGGCACGGCCGACTTCCACGACCACTTCGTCTCCCAGCACTGGGAGGAGCGGCTCATGGGAGACCTGGCGGGCCGTCAGCTCCGGCCCGACGAACCGTTCGTGGTGCTCTTCACCTCTGGTACGACCGGGTTCTCCAAGGGCGTGGTACACAGCCAGAACACCGTCCACTCGGGTGTACGCGGCTACGTCGACACGTTCCTGCTCCGCGACGACCTGGTCGCCGCGGTCACCACCCCGCTGGTGCACTACTCCGGCTTCGGTCAGGGTGTGCTCGCCGGAGTGATGCTGGGCGGCACCATCGCCTTCCAGGACGGCCCCGACCACGCGGGCCTGCTCGACCTGGTCGAGCGGTACGGCGCGACCCTGCTGTACGGCCCGCCGCCCACGCTCTCCGGCGTCGCCCGTGCCCAGAACGCCGACCCGCACGACGTCTCCAGCCTGCGCCACACGGTCACCGGCGCCGCGCCGGTGCTGATGGAGCTGGTCGACGAACTGCGCGAGACGTTCGGCGCCCGCACCTACTCGGTGTGGGGCATGTCCGAGTTCGGCCCGGTCACCATCAGCCGCCTGGACTACAACCAGGACTGGGCCGCGCACAGCCACGGACGGCCGATCGACTCCATGGAGATCCGCATCGACCTGTGCCACGACCCCAGCACGCGCGCCTCGGTGGGCCGGCTGCGGGTGCGCGGGGCGTCGCGGGCCCTGGGCTACTTCAAGCAGCAGGAGCAGTTCGACTCCGAACTCACCGAGGACGGCTGGTTCGACACCGGAGACGTGGCCCGCGAGGACGGGCGCGGCGGCATCCGGATCCTGGGCCGCTCCAAGGACACGATCCTGCGGGACGGGATCGTCGTCCCGATAGCGGAGCTGGAGGCGATCATCTCGCGCCACCCCAAGGTGGTCGAGGCGTCCGTCGTCGGACCCACCGGCCAGCTCGACGACCCGATCCTCGCGGTCGTCATCCCGGCCGACGGCGTCCCTCCGACGCTGGAGGAGATACGCGCCCATCTGCGCCGGGCCGAGCAGGACGACCGGTTCCTGCCGGACCGTCTGGAGCTGACCGGCAGCCTGCCCAAGACGCTCACGGGCAAGGTCCGAAAGATCGAGCTCAGGAAGCTCTACGCACACTCCTGAGCTTCCCGTTCACCGTGCCGACACCCCCTTTCCTCCTACCCGTTGGAGCCTCGGATGCCTCATCCAGCGCCGGTGACGATGTCGCCGACACTCGCCGCCGACGAGGCACTGATCCGCCGGCGGCTGGCCGGGGAGCAGGTCCTGTCCCTGGCCGGCGGGGAGATCGGCCTGCCGGTCCTGCCCGAGCTGGCGGAGCGGCTCGCGCTCGCCGCGGACCACAACGCGTACGGCCCCGTCGCCGGGTCTCCGGCGCTGCGCGCCGCGGCCGCCGGCTACTGGGAGCGGCGTGGCCTGGCCACCACCGCGGACGCGGTGGTGGCGGGGCCGGGCAGCAAACCGTTGCTGTTCGCCCTGATGCTGGCCGTCGGCGGTGACGTCGTGGTGCCGGTGCCGAGCTGGGTCAGCTACGCGGCCCAGGCCCGGCTGGGCGGACTGCGTCCGGTCCCGGTCGCCACCCGGCCGGGTGAGGGCGGTGTCCCGGACCCCGGGCGGGTCCGGGAGGCGGTGCTCCTCGCCCGGGCGGCCGGGCACGATCCGCGCTGCGTGGTGGTCACGCTGCCCGACAACCCGACGGGCACGATCGCCTCGCCCGCCACGGTCGAGGAGCTCGCCGAGGTCGCCAGGGAGCTGGACCTGGTGATCGTCTCCGACGAGATCTACTGCGACCTGGTCCACGACGGCGCCCGGCCGGGTGTCTCCCCGGCCGTCTTCGCACCCGAGCGCACGGTCGTCACCACCGGGCTCACCAAGAGCCTGGCGGTCGGCGGCTGGCGCCTGGGCGTGGCCCGGCTACCCGAAGGCCCGCTGGGCGAGCGGGTGAAGGAGCGGCTGCTCGGCGTGGCCAGCCAGATCTGGTCGAGCGCCGCGGCGCCCGTGCAGGCCGCGGCGGCCTGGGCGTTCGCCGAGCCGCCCGAGGTGGTCGCGCACGTCGCCGCCTGCCGCAGGCTGCACGGGACAGTGGCCCGCGCCGTGGGCTCGCTGTTCACCGCGGCGGGCGCCGAGCTGGCGCCGGTCCGTGCGACCAGCTACCTCTACCCCGACTTCGAGGCCGTTCGGCACCACCTCGACCGGGTGCACGGGATCCGTGACGGCGACGGCCTGGCCCTCGTGCTCGGCGAGCGCTACGGCGTCGGGGTGCTGCCCGGCTCCGCATTCGGCGAGTCCCCCGGCCCGCTGCGCGTCCGGGTGGCCACCAGCCGCCTGTACGGAGAGAGCGACGCCGAGCGCAACCGGGCCCTGTGCGCCGCCGACCCCCTGCGGCTGCCGTGGATCAGGGCCTCCCTGGAGCGCGTCGCCGAAGTCCTGACCGACCTCACCGGGGTGTCCGTCGCCCCGCCCGCCCTCCGAAACCGCCCGTAGCACGGCGGCCGCGCACCACCACCCATCTCTTCTCTCCCAGGAGGCCCTTCCGTCATGTCCATCCTCTTCGAAGCCGAGTACCAAGGACGTCGTTACGCGGGAACCGGAATCCCCGAGGCGGGCCGGGCCCACACCCTGCACGCCGTCGAGGACGGTCAGCTGCGCGCCGCGTTCCTCGCGGGAGGTGCCGAAGCCGCGCTCGCCGCCGCCACGAGCGGTGCCGAGACCATGTCGGTGACCCCCGGCGACCCCGGGCTGAGGCTGCTCCCGCCGCTGCTGCCCACCGCCACCAACAACGCGCTGGTCAACGGATTCATGGGCACGCACCGCTCCAAGTTCGACCACGATCCCGAACCCGACGAGGAGTTCGTGGCACCGAACTACTACATGAAGGGCTTCGGCTCCTGGCTGCGCGTGTCCGACGAGCCGCTGATCACCCCCGCCGACCCGATCTGGCTGATCGAGGAGCCCGAGGTGGTCCTCGTGTACGTCAACGGCGAGGACGGCACCCCGCACTACGCCGGCTACACCTTCGGCAACGACCTGAACGACATCGGCCTGCACCTGAAGAACCCCTGGGCGTACACCCCGTACGCCAAGCTCTGCGAGACCTCGGTGCTCCCCTGGCTGTTCCTGGACGAGCCGCCGCAGAACGTGACGGGCCGGGTCGTCGTCGAGCGGGACGGTGCCACGGCGTGGGAGGGCCCGTTCTCCTGCGGGGCCGACTCCATCTTCCACCGGTTCGAGGACATGGCGGAGCACTTGTTCTCGTACCCCCTGCTGCGCCAGGCCGGGCTGGTCACGTACACCTTCCTGGGCGCCGACAAGGCCACCTACCACGACGGGTTCCGCGTCGAGGACGGCGACCGCCTGGTCCTCGACGTGACCAGCCACGGTGTGGTCCTCGCCAATACCGTGCGGTACGGGACTCAGACCGCGACCGGCTCCGCAGGCCCGTACCTCCCACCGTCGTCGCGCCCGTCCGTCTCGCGCACGGCGTCCAGGTAACCGGAGATCGCGTCCCGGTTGCGGGTCAGGCACCGGATGCGCTCGGTCATCCGGTCCCGCTCCCGCTCCAGGAGCGCGATGGTCTCCGGCGCGGCGTCCGGCACATGGATCATCCGCGGATCGTTGATGCACGGCAGGATCTTCTTGATCGCCCGCGTCGGCAGTCCCGCCTCCAGCAGGCCGCGGATCTGCAGGACCCGGTCCACCGTGCGCTCCGCGTAGTCGCGGTAACCGTTGGGCGTCCGGTCCGGTACCAGCAGGCCCTGCTCCTCGTAGTAGCGGAGCAACCTCCGCGGGGTACCGGTGCGTTCGGACAGCTCCCCGATGCGCATGTGCCCTCCTTCCGTCCCCGTCCACTCGACCGACTTGACATTCACATCAATGTGAGGGTTTGAGGATTCCATCATGTCGACATCCCCACCAGAACTGCTGGACAACACCTCCCCGGCATCCGGGCAGCGCAAGCTGCCCATGTCCCCGCTCCTGGCGCTCGCCACAGCGGCGTTCATGGGCATTCTGACGGAGGCGCTGCCCGCCGGCGTGCTTCCCGAGATGGCCCGTGACATGTCCGTCAGCGAATCGGCCATGGGCCAGGCGCTGACGATCTACGCCATCGCGACCGGTCTCTCGGCCATCCCGCTGGCCATCACCACCGCCACCTGGAACCGCAAGTGGCTCC from Streptomyces sp. QL37 harbors:
- a CDS encoding Glu/Leu/Phe/Val dehydrogenase dimerization domain-containing protein codes for the protein MTDWEAREPALTTHLSGAGGDIKGWVVVDSLVDGLAMGGTRMTPGVTEAEVAGLARDMTVKFTLAGLRIGGAKAGIVADGSDRETTFRTFGRTVKPLLHGGIHLGIDMGVTPADRAVFFEEAGYDPRFRPGAPDMPIDWRTYYEPLIDCTGHGVGVAAVTALEAGGRTGPARVVIQGFGAVGRAVGRFLEERGHVVVAVADVAGTLSADRLPVDELIAVTDEFGAIDRTRLPAGVTVSTESDAWLDVEADLLILAAQKHALNAENAHRLRAGLVVEGGNISSSDEARDKAAAAGVLLVPGVIANIGGAASAALAVTRVVPFELAAEARRAWVFDWVGDRVRQNTRDLLDIAGATAGNPLPELIAARREELAR
- a CDS encoding AMP-binding protein: MTSTTAAFLADASAADRMAEYRRRGWWRDGTFLDDLRSQARRRPRKLAIAGRRLDEARTDTLDYAELSRLADRFAGGLLELGVKRGDVVAVQLPNRWEMVPLMFACMAVGAVICPIAPVCQAEELRHRLALTEARVCITLPEWEGYPLAETICDLSAELPLEHVVVVDGPGPEGTADFHDHFVSQHWEERLMGDLAGRQLRPDEPFVVLFTSGTTGFSKGVVHSQNTVHSGVRGYVDTFLLRDDLVAAVTTPLVHYSGFGQGVLAGVMLGGTIAFQDGPDHAGLLDLVERYGATLLYGPPPTLSGVARAQNADPHDVSSLRHTVTGAAPVLMELVDELRETFGARTYSVWGMSEFGPVTISRLDYNQDWAAHSHGRPIDSMEIRIDLCHDPSTRASVGRLRVRGASRALGYFKQQEQFDSELTEDGWFDTGDVAREDGRGGIRILGRSKDTILRDGIVVPIAELEAIISRHPKVVEASVVGPTGQLDDPILAVVIPADGVPPTLEEIRAHLRRAEQDDRFLPDRLELTGSLPKTLTGKVRKIELRKLYAHS
- a CDS encoding pyridoxal phosphate-dependent aminotransferase, producing the protein MPHPAPVTMSPTLAADEALIRRRLAGEQVLSLAGGEIGLPVLPELAERLALAADHNAYGPVAGSPALRAAAAGYWERRGLATTADAVVAGPGSKPLLFALMLAVGGDVVVPVPSWVSYAAQARLGGLRPVPVATRPGEGGVPDPGRVREAVLLARAAGHDPRCVVVTLPDNPTGTIASPATVEELAEVARELDLVIVSDEIYCDLVHDGARPGVSPAVFAPERTVVTTGLTKSLAVGGWRLGVARLPEGPLGERVKERLLGVASQIWSSAAAPVQAAAAWAFAEPPEVVAHVAACRRLHGTVARAVGSLFTAAGAELAPVRATSYLYPDFEAVRHHLDRVHGIRDGDGLALVLGERYGVGVLPGSAFGESPGPLRVRVATSRLYGESDAERNRALCAADPLRLPWIRASLERVAEVLTDLTGVSVAPPALRNRP
- a CDS encoding fumarylacetoacetate (FAA) hydrolase, with amino-acid sequence MSILFEAEYQGRRYAGTGIPEAGRAHTLHAVEDGQLRAAFLAGGAEAALAAATSGAETMSVTPGDPGLRLLPPLLPTATNNALVNGFMGTHRSKFDHDPEPDEEFVAPNYYMKGFGSWLRVSDEPLITPADPIWLIEEPEVVLVYVNGEDGTPHYAGYTFGNDLNDIGLHLKNPWAYTPYAKLCETSVLPWLFLDEPPQNVTGRVVVERDGATAWEGPFSCGADSIFHRFEDMAEHLFSYPLLRQAGLVTYTFLGADKATYHDGFRVEDGDRLVLDVTSHGVVLANTVRYGTQTATGSAGPYLPPSSRPSVSRTASR
- a CDS encoding MerR family transcriptional regulator, producing MRIGELSERTGTPRRLLRYYEEQGLLVPDRTPNGYRDYAERTVDRVLQIRGLLEAGLPTRAIKKILPCINDPRMIHVPDAAPETIALLERERDRMTERIRCLTRNRDAISGYLDAVRETDGRDDGGRYGPAEPVAV